A genomic window from Lycium barbarum isolate Lr01 chromosome 4, ASM1917538v2, whole genome shotgun sequence includes:
- the LOC132636048 gene encoding thioredoxin-like 1-1, chloroplastic: MAKLMSKGFGFHNLHGISYFPNKSVNISCLPSLKLSRSDFYGSRLAINEGLPKRNPQVAAFSPQMHIGIRKAQKWWEKGLQPNMKEVTGAQDLVDSLLCAGDKLVVVDFFSPGCGGCKALHPKICQLAEMNPNVQFLQVNYEEHKSMCYSLNVHVLPFFRFYRGNEGRVCSFSCTNATIKKFKDALAKYGTDRCTLGPPKGLEEKELLALAANKDLSFNYTPKTEEEPVPVASQEQVKETTPPNIESPLPLPLPITKAKQLGSANEAYATSGR; this comes from the exons ATGGCTAAATTGATGAGCAAAGGTTTTGGGTTTCATAATCTACATGGGATCTCTTATTTTCCCAATAAATCAGTCAATATTTCATGTCTTCCTTCATTGAAGCTTTCAAGAAGCGATTTTTATGGTAGTAGATTGGCCATAAATGAAGGCTTACCCAAAAGAAATCCCCAAGTTGCAGCTTTCAGCCCCCAg ATGCATATTGGAATAAGGAAAGCACAGAAATGGTGGGAGAAAGGGCTTCAACCTAACATGAAAGAGGTGACCGGTGCCCAAGACCTTGTTGACTCTCTTTTATGTGCAGGGGATAAGTTAGTAGTTGTTGATTTCTTTTCCCCTGGCTGTGGAGGCTGCAAAGCCCTTCACCCTAAG ATATGTCAGTTGGCAGAGATGAATCCGAATGTGCAGTTTTTACAAGTGAATTATGAGGAACACAAGTCGATGTGTTACTCTCTTAACGTACATGTCCTTCCATTTTTCCGTTTCTATAGAGGAAATGAAGGTCGTGTTTGCAGCTTTAGCTGTACTAATGCAACG ATAAAGAAATTCAAAGATGCATTGGCAAAGTATGGTACAGATCGTTGCACCCTTGGGCCACCGAAAGGGCTCGAGGAGAAGGAGCTATTGGCGTTGGCAGCTAACAAGGATCTCTCCTTCAATTACACTCCAAAAACAGAAGAAGAACCTGTCCCTGTTGCCTCACAAGAGCAAGTTAAGGAAACAACTCCTCCAAATATAGAGTcccctcttcctcttcctctcccCATTACCAAGGCCAAACAACTAGGTTCAGCGAACGAAGCTTATGCTACTTCTGGTAGAtga